Proteins encoded within one genomic window of Spirulina major PCC 6313:
- a CDS encoding DUF2237 family protein: MRDATNVLGRPLELCCGAPRTGFYRDGFCHTGPEDVGRHLVCAEMTEEFLDFTKAQGNDLSTPRPEFNFPGLKPGDRWCLCAVRWQEALEAGVAPPVILAATHENALDWISFDDLTQYALPVG, translated from the coding sequence ATGAGAGATGCAACAAATGTTTTGGGCCGACCGCTAGAGTTGTGTTGTGGTGCGCCACGGACGGGGTTTTATCGGGATGGATTTTGCCATACGGGGCCGGAGGATGTCGGGCGGCATTTGGTTTGTGCGGAAATGACCGAGGAGTTTTTAGACTTCACCAAAGCCCAGGGCAATGATCTGAGCACGCCGCGGCCGGAGTTTAATTTTCCGGGGTTAAAACCGGGCGATCGCTGGTGTCTCTGTGCGGTTCGCTGGCAAGAGGCCCTAGAGGCCGGAGTCGCACCGCCGGTGATTTTAGCCGCTACCCATGAAAACGCCTTGGATTGGATTTCCTTTGATGATCTCACCCAATATGCGCTGCCCGTGGGCTAA